In one window of Miscanthus floridulus cultivar M001 chromosome 12, ASM1932011v1, whole genome shotgun sequence DNA:
- the LOC136496046 gene encoding uncharacterized mitochondrial protein AtMg00810-like has product MAFLLLYVDDIVLRASSLSFLQRIITALRWEFSMTDMGPLHHFLGVSVQRHGDSLFLSQRQFMLDILERAGMLNCKPCSTPVNTHAKLSGDGVTVADSTHYRSIAGALQYLTFTCPNIAYAVQQVCLYMHDPREPHLGAMKRILHYLQGTLDLGLHLHRTTPADLIVYTDADWAGCPDTCKSTSGYAVFLGDNLISWSSKRQPIVSRSSAEAEYRAVANGVAEACWLRQLLQEFHQPLRHATVVYCDNVSAVYLSTNPVQHQRTKHVEIDLHFVRERVALGEVRVLHVPTTSQYADVFTKER; this is encoded by the exons ATGGCCTTCTTGCtcctatatgttgatgacattgttcTGAGAGCCTCCTCTTTGAGTTTTCTTCAGCGGATCATCACAGCTCTCCGCTGGGAATTCTCTATGACAGACATGGGACCTCTTCATCATTTCCTTGGAGTCAGCGTTCAGCGCCATGGTGACAGTTTATTTCTCTCACAACGCCAGTTTATGCTGGATATTCTAGAACGTGCTGGTATGCTCAACTGCAAGCCCTGCAGTACCCCGGTGAATACTCACGCCAAGCTCTCCGGTGATGGTGTCACTGTCGCCGACTCTACACACTATCGCAGCATTGCTGGCGCCCttcagtacctcaccttcaccTGTCCAAATATTGCGTATGCTGTTCAGCAAGTCTGCCTATATATGCATGATCCACGGGAGCCTCATCTTGGTGCTATGAAGCGCATTCTCCACTATCTTCAGGGTACTCTGGACCTCGGTCTTCACCTCCACCGGACCACACCGGCTGATCTTATTGTCTACACAGATGCTGATTGGGCGGGATGTCCTGACACGTGCAAGTCCACCTCTGGATATGCGGTGTTTCTCGGGGACAATCTCATCTCCTGGTCTTCCAAGCGTCAACCTATAGTGTCCAGGTCCAGTGCCGAGGCAGAATATCGAGCTGTGGCGAATGGTGTTGCCGAAGCCTGCTGGTTACGACAGCTTCTGCAAGAGTTCCATCAACCTCTTCGCCACGCCACCGTGGTCTACTGTGACAACGTCAGTGCcgtctacctctccaccaacccggTCCAGCATCAGCGAACCAAGCACGTCGAGATTGATCTACACTTCGTCAGAGAACGAGTCGCCCTCGGTGAAGTTCGCGTCCTGCACGTTCCCACTACGTCCCAGTACGCCGATGTCTTCACCAAAG AGAGGTAG